A segment of the Leptolyngbya sp. NIES-3755 genome:
GCGATGCGTTTTAATGAATCGATGGAATGCTTCGAGGGCAACAATAAACGCCATCGCTTCTTCGTCGTAGAGAAACGATCGAATTCCTTCTAACGGATGCAAGTTGCCGAATACAGGTTTGAGAACAGGCTCGATCGACATCATTTCCAAGTCGTCCTCGAATTCGTCCTCATCGTCTTCGGTTTCATACGTGAGAAACAAACAGTCCTGAGCTAAAAACGCCTCTTCCATCCGATCCATCGAATCATTAGAAAGAACGCGCTGACGGAATTGTTTGAGCGAATCGAGCGATCGATACAGTAAAATTCCAAATTCCATGCCCAACATCCCCATCACCGAGGCGTAGACCGTTCCTAAATCCCAACGATTTAATTCAATTTCTAAAATTTTGTGATCCGGCAACAGCGACCAAGGCGCATCTTCCCAAAGCAAATCCGCTTTTGCTAACAATTCTTCAGCGAACTGGGGCGGTAATGCAGGGGGACGAGAATTCGTCGCATCTTGAAAGCCTCGGAAAATCTCATCAATCAGCGGCAATTCTGGAACGTAATCGAGAGTTATGTCTAAATCTTGGAGAACTCCTCTTAAATAAAAGAGTGTTTCACGATCGCGCACGACAATTTTCTGCGGTCGAGCAGGTTTCCCTGGATTATGCGGATGTTCCATCGCCCTCAAGAGCGTTCTGACGATCGCTTCATGTCCTGTCTCGATCGGCACAACATCCATCGCTCTCACCATGCCCTGAGAGCCATCCACCCAGAGAATACATTCTCCTTCAGGCGTGGGCGATTCAGACCAGGCAGGGTCGATCGGCGCTCCAGAAGTTAAAACACGTCGATCGCCTTCCCAAACTGAGGGGATTTGCGGCAACTCCAGTAATCGACGAAGAGTAGAGGGGTTGATACCAGTCATAAACGCGCCATGAACACAGTGGAACGATGCTGCATACGAAGCAGTAGCCTATATCTTAATCCGTTCATCTCAACTCAGCACCGAAACGCTTAAGCTTCTGAAATGTTTCTAAAAAGAGACAGGGTTCACGAAGAAGAGACAGATCGGACTCCCGCCAGCGTGAGCGCGATCGCTTCTTGCCTATGTTGCTCTAGCATCGTTTTGCTTAACAACCGTTTTCCTTGTGGAAACTGTTGAATATTTCCAGCACCAATGAAATAGAACAGGCAAGCTCCCATGATGTTAATTGCAGTCTGAAATGGATCAAGCGATCGGAATACTCCGGTCGTGACTCCCCGTTCCAAAATGGCGACCAAAATACGATCAATATTGACTGAATCACTGTTCTTGTAGTGCTTTCCCTGATTCTGTACTGCTTCGTGAAACATAATCGTCGGCAGCTTGGGATTGCGAGATACACACTCTAACAATGCTTTGAGAAATTGTTCTAATGCGACTTCAGGCGATAGTTTCTCCAAATCTAAAGCTTGAATCGTTTGTACAAGATCAGAATGCGATCGCTCTAAAACGGCTCGATACAGTCCTTCTTTGTCTTTGAAATAGTAATAAATCATCGACTTTGCCACTCCGGTTTTTGCTGCGATCGCTTCCGTTCGTGCCGCTGTCAGTCCGTGCTGAGCAAATTCCGCTTCTGCCGCTGCTAAAATCACAGCTTTTGTCGCTTCCGCATCCCGAATTGGTTTTTCCGTTTTGCTTTTCTTAGCGTTCATTCGTCTCTAAAAACCTCCTTGGTTATTATAATCCCGACTTGACTGAATAGTCAGTTGACAATCCATCTCAAATTTGATTCGATTGAATTAATCAACTGACAAGTCTGTCGATAAACATGAAGAAAATCATTATTGTTGGGGGCGGAATCGGCGGGGCTGCGACCGCACTAGCGCTCAGTCGAGTTGGAATTGAACCGATTGTGTATGAACGCACTCAAACCCTTCGAGAAGTTGGGGCTGGAATTGCACTTTGGGCAAATGCAACACACATTTTGAACCAGTTAGGACTGTTAAAAGCGGCGATTCAAGTCGGCTATCTGACTACAAACTATCAATTCAATTCACAACGCGGAAAAGAATTAGTCAATGTAGAGATCGATCAATTTGAGCTACCTGTCGTTGGAATTCATCGGGCTGAATTGCATCAATTACTTTGGCGCAATGTTTCAAGCGATCGCTTTTTCTTGGGAGAGACTTTTGAACGATTCGATCGCCAGAACAATCAGGTTACAGCACAATTTACCTCTGGTTTATCGGTTGAAGGTGATGCGTTAATTGGTGCGGACGGATTGCGATCGCGGGTCAGAACTGCTCTTCTGGGCGATACTCCACCCACCTATCGAAACTTCAAAACATGGCGCGGACTAACAGATTACGTTCCAACTGCTTATCGTCCTGGCTACATCCATGAATTTTTAGGGAATGGAAAAGGATTCGGGTTTATGATGCTGGGCAAAGGGAAGCTGTATTGGTATGCCGCAGCACGTTCTCCAGAAGCTCAACCGGATGCCGCGATCGGGCGCAAGAAAGAGCTTGAAATGATGTACCAAGATTGGTTTCCCGCTATTCCAGAATTGATTGCAGCAACGCATGAGGCGGATATTTTAACTACAGATCTATACGATCGACCTCCGATGCAACCTTGGAGTCAGCACAACATAACACTACTTGGGGACGCGGCTCACCCGATGTTACCAACATTAGGACAGGGAGCTTGTACCGCTTTAGAAGATGCTTATGTGATTGCTCAATGTTTACAATCTGAATCTGATCCAAGTCTTGCCTTTCAGCACTATGAGATGCTCCGGTTTCCAAGAACAAAAGCGATCGTAGAAGGATCTTTGCGCTCAGGCAAGATGGGAGAAGTTTCGCATCCTTTTGCGGTTGGATTACGCAATACCTTTATGAAAGTTATGGCTCCAGCAATCCATAATAGTTTCAGAACACTTCATGCTTACCGAGCTTGATTGAGTGCAATGTTTAATCGATCGACCCCTTGCTGGATGGTATCGATCGACAAATTGCCATACCCCAACATGATCTGATGTAATCGTGCTGAACTTGCATAGTTTGAAATCGGATACACACGAACTCGCTGTTGGTTTAACTGTTGAATGACTTTGGGAGTAAATTGAACTGATGCGAACTCTGCGACTAAAT
Coding sequences within it:
- a CDS encoding hypothetical protein (similar to AA sequence:cyanobase_aa:LBDG_18690), with protein sequence MTGINPSTLRRLLELPQIPSVWEGDRRVLTSGAPIDPAWSESPTPEGECILWVDGSQGMVRAMDVVPIETGHEAIVRTLLRAMEHPHNPGKPARPQKIVVRDRETLFYLRGVLQDLDITLDYVPELPLIDEIFRGFQDATNSRPPALPPQFAEELLAKADLLWEDAPWSLLPDHKILEIELNRWDLGTVYASVMGMLGMEFGILLYRSLDSLKQFRQRVLSNDSMDRMEEAFLAQDCLFLTYETEDDEDEFEDDLEMMSIEPVLKPVFGNLHPLEGIRSFLYDEEAMAFIVALEAFHRFIKTHRRKLMNDAFPALSSKFKISSPEGDTISVKVTTLPEVAEELYAMVDDDEPELGDMPMIRDDLVPENSFLSLGVVPWEIVEQLRSTAEHSQLDVPTQAGDGLPIILIQTSRPKAKQMIDEIEASGGLGGICFNPGSDPFVGSRYDLGLLQTQNGDLHLFGEFDEDDPTHVQARKKWDQRCKKTKGICGLLIAKGLTGASRGNPSLKDMMALYEVRSLSSDDLGLGLLERKFAVDWM
- a CDS encoding transcriptional regulator, TetR family (similar to AA sequence:cyanobase_aa:PCC8801_3958), with amino-acid sequence MNAKKSKTEKPIRDAEATKAVILAAAEAEFAQHGLTAARTEAIAAKTGVAKSMIYYYFKDKEGLYRAVLERSHSDLVQTIQALDLEKLSPEVALEQFLKALLECVSRNPKLPTIMFHEAVQNQGKHYKNSDSVNIDRILVAILERGVTTGVFRSLDPFQTAINIMGACLFYFIGAGNIQQFPQGKRLLSKTMLEQHRQEAIALTLAGVRSVSSS
- a CDS encoding monooxygenase FAD-binding protein (similar to AA sequence:cyanobase_aa:PCC8801_3957); translation: MKKIIIVGGGIGGAATALALSRVGIEPIVYERTQTLREVGAGIALWANATHILNQLGLLKAAIQVGYLTTNYQFNSQRGKELVNVEIDQFELPVVGIHRAELHQLLWRNVSSDRFFLGETFERFDRQNNQVTAQFTSGLSVEGDALIGADGLRSRVRTALLGDTPPTYRNFKTWRGLTDYVPTAYRPGYIHEFLGNGKGFGFMMLGKGKLYWYAAARSPEAQPDAAIGRKKELEMMYQDWFPAIPELIAATHEADILTTDLYDRPPMQPWSQHNITLLGDAAHPMLPTLGQGACTALEDAYVIAQCLQSESDPSLAFQHYEMLRFPRTKAIVEGSLRSGKMGEVSHPFAVGLRNTFMKVMAPAIHNSFRTLHAYRA